The Pseudomonas sp. IAC-BECa141 genome contains the following window.
GCCTGACGCATCAGGTACATGCCCATCGCATAACCGCCGAGGGCGAAGAACAGACCGTGGCCCAGCGACAGCAGACCTGCGTAACCCCAGACCAGATCCAGTGCCAGGGCGACGATGGCGTAGCAGAGAATCTTGCCGACCAGTGTCAGGGTGTAAGCCGAGACATGCAGCGCACTGTCTGTCGGCAGCAGCGACAGCAGCGGCAGGGCGATCAGCAATGCGAGAACGACCGCGCCGATGGCGAGCGTGACTTTCGGGCCGGCCTTTTGTGTGGCCGTGACTAGTAGAGGCTGGTTCATCAGTCGATCACCCGTCCTTTCAGTGCGAAGAGGCCTTGCGGACGTTTCTGGATGAACAGAATGATCAGCGCGAGGATCAGGATCTTGCCGAGCACCGCACCGATCTGCGGTTCGAGAATCTTGTTGGCGATGCCCAGGCCGAACGCGGCGAACACGCTGCCGGCCAGTTGGCCGACGCCGCCGAGCACCACCACCAGGAACGAGTCGATGATGTAGCTCTGGCCCAAATCCGGGCCGACGTTGCCGATCTGACTCAGGGCAACGCCACCGAGCCCGGCAATGCCCGAGCCGAGGCCGAAGGCGAGCATGTCGACACGCCCGGTGGGCACACCGCAGCAGGCGGCCATGTTGCGATTCTGGGTGACGGCGCGCACGTTCAGACCGAGGCGGGTCTTGTTCAGCAGCAGCCAGGTCAGCACCACGACGAACAATGCGAAGGCGATGATCACGATGCGGTTGTACGGCAGCACCAGATTCGGCAGCACCTGAATCCCGCCGGACAGCCATGCCGGGTTCGCCACTTCAACGTTTTGCGCACCGAACAGCAACCGGACAAGCTGGATCAGCATCAGGCTGATGCCCCAGGTCGCGAGCAAGGTTTCCAGCGGGCGACCGTAGAGGTGACGGATCACCGTGCGCTCCAGTGCCATGCCGATGGCGGCGGTGACGAAGAACGCCACGGGCAGCGCAATCAGTGGATAGAACTCGATGGCCTGCGGGGCGTAGCGCTGTAACATCAACTGCACGACATAGGTCGAGTAGGCGCCGAGCATCAGCATCTCGCCGTGGGCCATGTTGATCACGCCGAGCAGGCCGAAGGTAATCGCCAGACCGAGTGCCGCGAGCAGCAGAATCGAACCGAGGGACATGCCGCTGAAGGCTTGGCCGAGCAGTTCGCCGACCAGCAGTTTGCGCTTGACCTGGGCAAGGCTGGTTTCGGCGGCGGTGCGCACATTGGCATCGGTTTCGACCCCGGGTTCGAGCAAGCCTTCGAGGCGGGTGCGGGCCAGTGGATCGCCGGTTTCACCGAGCAGGCGCACGGCCGCGAGGCGCACCGCCGGGTCGGTGTCGACCAGTTGCAGGTTGGCCAGCGCCAGGCTCAGGGCGGCGTGGACGCTTTCGTCTTGTTCGCCAGCCAGTTGCTGGTCGAGGAATTTCAGCTGCGCCGGTTTGGCGCTTTTCTGCAATTGCTGCGCGGCGCTCAGACGGATTTTGGCGTCGGCGGCGAGCAATTGGTGGCTGGCCAGTGCGGTGTCGATCAGACCCCGCAGGCGGTTGTTCAGGCGCAGGCTCTTGGGTTGGCCGTCGACGGTCAGCTCGCCTTGTTGCAGGGCGTTGATCAGTTCGACACGGGCCGGATCGGGCTGCGCGGCCCAGGCTTCCAGCAGTTTGGCCTGTTGCATCGGGTTGGCGGCGACGAAGTCTTCGGCGTCCCCGGCATGGGCGGCCATCGGCAGCAAAAGTGCCAGGGCCAGGATCAAGCGGTAAAGGGCAGTGGGCATATGAAATGGCCTTGCGTAGTGATCGTTCCCACGCTCCGCGTGGGAATGCAGCCCGGGACGCTCCGCGTCCCAAAAGCGGACGCAGAGCGTCCATTGAGGCATTCCCACGCAGACGGTTCGACGCCTCGACGTGGGAACGATCAGGTTGAGCGGGTTAACTCAGTTGCTCTTCACCGCATAATCCGGCTTCTTGTCGTTACCCGGAATGAACGGGCTCCACGGCTGCGCACGAATCGGCCCTTCGGTCTGCCACACGACGTTGAACTGACCGTCGCTCTGGATCTCGCCGATCATCACCGGTTTGTGCAGGTGGTGATTGGTCTTGTCCATGGTCAGGGTGTAGCCGGACGGCGCGGCGAAGGTCTGGCCGCCGAGGGCTTCGCGGACCTTGTCGACGTCAGTGGATTTGGCTTTCTCGGCCGCCTGCGCCCACATGTGGATGCCGACGTAAGTGGCTTCCATCGGGTCGTTGGTCACCGCTTTGTCGGCGCCCGGCAGGTTGTGTTTCTTCGCGTAGGCTTTCCAGTCATCGACGAACTTCTTGTTCACCGGGTTCTCCACCGACTCGAAGTAGTTCCACGCCGCGAGGTTGCCCACCAGCGGCTTGGTGTCGATGCCGCGCAGTTCTTCTTCGCCCACCGAGAACGCCACCACCGGTACTTCGGTGGCTTTCAGGCCCTGGTTGGCCAGCTCTTTGTAGAACGGCACGTTGGAGTCGCCGTTGACGGTGGAGATCACAGCGGTCTTGCCGCCGGCCGAGAATTTTTTGATGTTGGCGACGATGGTTTGATAGTCGCTGTGGCCGAACGGGGTGTAGACCTCTTCGATGTCCTTATCAGCGACGCCTTTGGAGTGCAGGAACGAACGCAGGATCTTGTTGGTGGTGCGCGGGTACACATAGTCGGTGCCGAGCAGGAAGAAACGCTTGGCGCTGCCGCCTTCTTCGCTCATCAGGTATTCAACCGCCGGGATCGCTTGCTGGTTTGGCGCGGCGCCGGTGTAGAACACGTTCGGCGACATCTCTTCACCTTCGTATTGCACCGGATAGAACAGCAGGCCGTTGAGTTCTTCGAACACCGGCAGCACCGATTTGCGCGACACCGAAGTCCAGCAACCGAACACCACCGCGACCTTGTCCTGGGTCAGTAACTGCCGACCCTTTTCCGCGAACAGCGGCCAGTTCGACGCCGGGTCGACCACCACCGGCTCCAGCATCTTGCCGTTCACCCCGCCCTTGGCGTTGATCTCGTCGATGGTCATCAACGCCATGTCCTTGAGCGACGTTTCGGAGATCGCCATGGTGCCGGACAACGAATGCAGAATTCCGACCTTGATGGTCTCGGCGGCCTGTACGGTCCAGGTCATGCCCATCGCGGCAATGGATGCCGTGAGTGTGAAAGCCTTGATCAAACTGCGACGCTTCATTGTGCGATCTCCATGAACGTTAAAGTTTTTTATGGTTGGCAGATGCGAACGACTGAAGGGGGTTTTGCAAGGGCTGTGCCCGGTCGGGTTTGGGCAGGGAAATGTCGGTTTAGAGCGGTCGCGCGCGAAGGCGGCGCACCATGAGGGGACGTGTTGCATGCAAAGGTGCAACGAGGTGCGCCAGATTGGGGCGCACCCGGAGGATTCAGCGGCGGCGCATCAGGCCGATGAAAAACAGGCCGCCGAGGGCTGCGGTGGCAACGCCGATGGGCAGGTCTTCCGGGGCAATCAGTGTGCGTGCGGCGACGTCCACCCAGACGAGGAAAACGCTGCCGAGCAACACGCACACCGGCAGCAGACGCCGATGCTCGGCACCGATCAGGCGCCGGGCAATGTGCGGCACCATCAGCCCGACAAAACCGATGGAGCCGCTGATCGATACCAGCACCCCGGTCATCAGCGAAGCGATCACGAACACCCGCAGACGCACCGCCCGGGCATTCAGGCCGAGGGTGACGGCGGTCTGTTCGCCGGCCATCAAGGCGTTCAGCGGACGGGCCATGCCGATCAGCAGAATCAGGCCGAGCAACACGCTCAGCGCCGGCACGGCCAACAATTCCCAGCGTGCCAGACCGAGGCCGCCGAGCATCCAGAACATCACTGCCGAACTGGCCCGGTGATCGCCCATGAACAGCAGCAGATTGGCGATCGCCATCATCACGAACGACACCGCCACGCCGCACAGCAGCAGACGATCACTGTCCAGCCGACCCTGCCGGCTGGCGATGCCCAGCACCAGAAACATGCTCAACAATGCGCCAATGAACGCGGCGATCGGCAAAGTCAGCAGGCCGACGATTTCACCGACGTGCAGCACCACGATCACTGCACCGAGCGTGGCACCGGAAGTGACGCCGAGCAGATGAGGATCGGCCAGCGGATTGCGCGTCACCGCTTGCAGCACCGCGCCGATCAACGCCAGTCCGGCGCCGACCAATGCACCGAGCAGCATGCGCGGCACGCGGATCAGCCAGACGATGTGTTCCTGGCCAGCGCTCCAGTCCGGCGCGCCGAGGCCGAACAGCTTGTGCAGCAGAATCCGCCACACCACGTCCACCGGCACCCGCGCCGGGCCGAAGCCCAGCGACACCACGCACGACACCAGCAGCACCGCGCCGAGGGCAATCAGCAGCCAGCCGTAACCACGATTGATCATTCGCCGTGGAACCCTTTGGCCAGGGTTTCAACCGCCAGCACGTTGTCGATCCCCGGCGTGGCCTGCACGTAAGGGATGACGATGAAGCGCTGGTTCTTGATCGCGTCCACCGATTGCAGCGCCTTGTTCTTGAGCAGGAATTCAATCTTCTGCTCGGCGGTGATTTCGCTGTAGTCGACGATCACGATCACCTGCGGATTGCGCTCGACCACGGTTTCCCAGTTGACCCGGGTCCAGCTCGCTTCGACGTCATCGAGAACGTTGCGCCCGCCAGCGGCGTCGATCAGTGCTTGCGGCATGCCGAGGCGGCCGGAGGTCATGGCGCGGTCTTCGCCGCTGTCGTACAGGAACACCCGCGGTTTCTCGGCGGGCAGGTCTTTGCGGATGTCCGCAACCTGACTTTGCATATCGGCGATCAGCGCGTTGGCGCGATCCTGCACGTCGAAGATTTTGCCGAGGTTGCGCAGGTCGTTGTAGGTGTCGTCCAGCGTGGCGGCCGGTCGCTTCATCACGAAGGCGCAGGATTCGGTCAGCTCATAGACGTTGATGCCCAGCGGTTGCAGGGTCTGCGGCGTGAGATCGCCACCCACGCGCATGCCGTAATCCCAGCCGGCGAAGAAAAAATCGACGTTGGCGTTGAGCAGGGTTTCCACCGACGGGTACTTGGCTGCCAGTTCCGGCAACCCGTCGAGCAGCGACTGCATTTGCGGTGTCACCGACTTCCAGCCACTCACGCCGCTGTAGCCGGCCATTTTCGACTTGAGGCCGAGGGCGAGCATCATCTGGGTCATATTGATGTCGTGGCTGACCGCGTGTCTGGGCGCTTCCTTGAAGGTCACTTCGCGGTTGCAGCTGTGGATCGTCAGCGGGTACGGGGTGGCCTCGGCGAAGGCGTGGGTGGTGCCCAGCAACAGAGCGAGGCAAAGCAGGGAGCGCACAGTCATGGTCGGGTTATCCAGGTGATTCGCGGGTAGCCGTGGAGGGGGTGTGGATCGATCAATGCTTCGACGCCGAACACGTCGCGCAGCAGGTCGACGGTCAGGACTTGTTGCGGGGTGCCGCTGGCGACGATGCGACCGTGGTTGATCACATACAACCGGTCGCAGAACGCGGCGGCCAGGTTCAGGTCGTGAATGCTCGCCAACGTGCCGATCTGCAAACGCTTGACCAGTTGCAGAAGCTCCAGCTGATAGCGCGGGTCGAGGTGGTTGGTCGGCTCGTCGAGGATCAGCAGTTGCGGTTGCTGGGTCAGGGCGCGGGCCAGGATCACCCGTTGTTTTTCGCCGCCGGACAGCGTGGCGAAGGCGTGATCTTCGAAGCCATCGAGGCCCACCGATTTGAGGGCCTGGGTGGCGACCTGGCGGTCTTCCAGCGTGTCGCCGTCGAACAGGCCTTTGTGCGGCGTGCGGCCCATGGCAACCACTTCTTCGACGGTCAGGCCGAAGGCATCCGGGAATTCCTGCAGAACCACGGCGATGCGTTGCGCGCACCAGCGTGAAGATTGCTTCCAGACGTTGTGGTGATCGAGTCTGACCTCACCGCGTTCCGGCTGACTGAAGCGATAGGCGCAGCGCAACAGGCTGGTCTTGCCGCTGCCATTTGGCCCGATCAGCCCGACAAACTCACCGGCGGCCACGTGCAACGAGGCGTCACGCAGCTGGAACTGGTGATGGCAGTGATCGTGGCCCAAGGGTGACCAGGCGAGATCGGTGAGGGACAGTGAGGTCATGTGTTGTTCAGCTTGAAGTCCATGAAGTGAATCCGGCCGTTCCATCGCCCGCAGTCGGTCAGCGCAAAAGAAAGCCCGCAGCGTGGACGGCGGGCAATGAGCTGAAATTTAGTTATACAGTAACACTTAAATCGGCCGAATATCAGGTCCGGCAGTTTAAGGACTTGTCTGAAACCTGCATCTCGCCAGTCTCATGATGAAGTTGAGGCAGATTCAGCTTGTCGGCCCAGACGCGACAGCAGCAGTCGATCCAGCACCCACACCACCACCAGCGAAGCGCCCACCAGCGGAAACACCACCGCCAGCACCAGCATGATCGCCACCCCGGTTTTCCACTTCGGCAGATCGTGGCGCAGCGGCGGCACGCCGAACTTGCCCTGTGGCCGGCGCTTCCACCAGATCACCACGCCGCTGACGGCACTGAGCAGGATCATCAGGCAGATCAGCAGCACGATGAGCTGGTTGAAGGTGCCAAACATCTTGCCTTCATGGAGCATCACGCCGATCTCGGTAGCGCGGGCAACAGCGCCGTATTGCTCGAAACGCACGTCGGCGAGGACCTTGCCGGTGTACTGATCGATGTGCAGGGTCGCGTCGTTGCGCGGATCGTCTGCGAACACGGCGATGGTGAACACGCCGGTGGCGGTGGTCGGCAGGGTAATGCTGTAGCCCGGCTCGACCTGGCGCTCAACGGCGATGTTCTGCACGTCCTGCAGGCGGATGGTCGGCGCGGCCGGCCCGTGTTGCATGCCGCCGTGGGCCATGTGTTCGGCGTGGTCGCCCGACATCGGCATCGGAGTGTTTTCCATCGCCCAGGGCACAGTCTGGCGGGCGGCGTTGTTGAGGCTGCCGGCCTCGACGTCGGAGGTCGGCACGTTGTCCCACATCGCCGCCGGGAACACGTTCCACACCTGGGCGTACTGCTTGCCCCAGAAACCGGTCCAGGTCATGCCGCTGAGCAGCATCACCAGCAGCAATGCCGCGCCCCAGAAACCGGTGACCGCGTGCAGGTCACGCCACAGCACGCGGCCGCGACTGCTCAGGCGCGGCCACAGAATCCCCGCGGCCTGACCGCGCGGCCACCACAGGAAAACCCCGGACACCACCAGCACCACGCCCCAGCCGGCGGCCATTTCGATCAGTCGGTCACCGACGGTGCCGATCATCAGTTCGCCGTGAATCGCCCGGGCGATGGCTTGCAGGTTCTGCCTGGCATCCTGCTCGCCGAGGATGTCGCCGTGGTACGGATCGACGAATACGTTCAGTTCATGGCCGGCATTGGCCACGACAAACTGCGCGCTGCGCTCGGCGTTCGCGGGTGGCAGGTACTGGGTGACCTGGCCTTGTGGATAAGCGCTTTTGACCTTTTGCAGCAGGTCGTCGGCCGGCACGGTGTGATGCCCGGCCGGGACGTTCAGCAGGCTGCTGTACATCAGCGAATCGAGCTGCGGCTTGAACAGGTAAATGATGCCGGTCAGGGCCAGCATCACCATGAATGGCGCGACGAACAATCCGGCATAAAAATGCCAACGCCAGGCCAGGTTGTAGAAATTCGGTTTGGGCTGTTTCATCACGAGTGCTCCGCTTGGCTTGGATCTTCTAGTTGTTCTGCAACCCTTGTGGGAGCGAGCTTGCTCGCGAAGGGGGCGGCACATCCAACATAAATGCCGCCTGTTACACCGCCTTCGCGAGCAAGCTCGCTCCCACAGGGGGAAGGGTTAGAAACTCATGTCCACCTTGGTCCAGAGCGTGCGCCCCGGTTCATTGATGGCTTGCGGGTCGTTGGCCGGGTAGCCGAACCCGGCGTTGCCCGCCAGGTTCAGGTGTTCGGCGTAAGCCTTGCCGAACAGGTTGTCGACGCCGGTACTGACCTTCCAGTTCTTGTTGATCCGGTAGGCACCGTTGAGCGAGAACACGCCGAAGCCCGAACTCTTGTCGTAATCCTTGCCGACCACGTTGCCCTTGTTCCGGTCGATCCGGTTTTGCGCGGCAACCACCCTCCACAGTGCGCCGGCGCTCCAGTTATCTTCGCTGTAGGTCAGGCCGAAACGGGCATCCAGCGGCGGCATCTGCGGCAGGGCCTTGCCGTCGCTGCTGTTCTTGCCCCAGGCGTAGGCCAGGGTCGCATCGGCTTTCCAGTTGTCGGTGAGCTTGTAAGCGGCACCGAGTTCACCGCCCATGATCCGCGCGTCGATGTTCTCGGCGCGGGAAGTGCTCATGCCCATCATCCCCGGGGTGTAGTCGAACAGGATGTAGTCGCGCACCTGGCCGATGTAGCCCGAGGCCCAGGCTTCGAGTTCGGCACTCTTGTAGTTCACGCCGAAGTCGAGCTGAGTGGTCTTTTCCGGCTTGATCGAATCGAACGCATTGACCGAACCCGCCGGGCCGGACTTGGGCGAAAACAGCTCCCAGTAATCCGGAAACCGTTGCGCGTGGCCGAGACCGGCGTAGAGCGTGGTCGGGCTGTCGGCGAGGTCATGCTCGTAACGGATGAAGCCGCTCGGCAAGGTGTCGGCACGGGTATCGCCGGCGGTCGGGTTCGGCCGGGACATCATTCCTGAGCCGGTGGTCTGCCGGAAATCCCTGGCCGAGGCGCGGTCGACCCGGGCGCCGGTGATCAGCCGGTCGCGGTCGGCGGCGTACCAGGTCATTTCGCTGAACACGCCGTAGTTGTGGAAGTCGGCGTCCTTGGTGAACGGCTGATCCTTGTAGGTATCGATACCCATGCCGCTGCGCTGACGGTGTTCGTTGGTCTGCGCGTCGAGGCCGGTGATCAGCTGGATATCGGCCCAGCGCCAGGTCGCCTTGATCCGCGCGCCGAGGGTGCGGCGGTCGACGTTGGACGCCATGGGCCCTGCCATCATCCCGGTGCCGGACGGCGTGCGCAGGGTGTAGTTGTCCATCACGTGGTCGGCGTAGTTGTAATAGACCTGAGCTTCGAGCTTCTCCAGCACGTCGGTGATGTTGGATTTCTCGACGCGCAGACCGAGGCTTTCACGCAGGAATTGCGAGCCGTCCATGCCGCGTCCGGCGTAGCGTGCTTCACCGTCGCCCTTGCCGGCGGTCAGTTCGATCAGGGTGTCGGCGTCCGGGGTCCAGCCCACCGCTACATCGCCGTTCCACTTGTCATAGCGCGAGGCAACGATGTCGTTGTTGCCGTCCCGGTAATCGTCGGAGTGCGCGGTGTTGCCGATCACCCGCACATAGCCCAGCGAGCCGCCGGCTGCCGCATCGACGACTTTGTCGAAGCGTCCGTGAGAGCCGGCCAGTACGCTGGCGTTCACGCGGGTGCCGAGTTCGCCGAAGCTTTCCGGCTCGCGGTCGAAGAGGATCGTGCCGGCCGAGGCGCCCGGTCCGTAGAGCACGGTTTGCGGGCCTTTGATCACCGTGAGCTTGTCGTAGGTCTCGGGTGAAATGTACGAGGTCGGCGCGTCCATCCGGCCGGGGCAGGCACCGAGCATCATGCTGCCGTTGGTGAGAATGTTCAGGCGCGAACCGAACATGCCGCGCAATACCGGATCACCGTTGGTACCGCCGTTGCGGACCAGGGCGAAGCCGGGAATCGTCTTCAGATAGTCGCCGCCATCGCTGGCGGGCACCGGTTGGCGCGGGTCTTTCGGGTTGGTGACGATGGTCAGCGGCGAGCTCGGGGCGATGGCGGTGATCACCGTCGGGCTCAATTCGTCAGCGTGGCCGGCGTGTTCGTCGGCATGGACCAGCGGGGACAGCAGGACGCCGCAAAGGACGGCGGTAGCGTGCCTGAAACGAATGCGCGATTCGTTCAGGGCAAAGGACGCCGGGGCAGAACCCGGGCGTGGGACAGCAGAAAACCTGGACATGACAATTTCCATCAAACAGTCGTAAACGACACGGCCGGCAGCCTGAAGCTGTCTTCTCAACCGTGTGCAATCAGAGTCGGGTGTTTACGCTGCGACGGGCGGGGCGCGGGTGCGGGCGCCGGGGAAGAAGGTCTGCCGGGCATGGCCCAGACGCGGGGAGGGTGGGGTGAAGGTGTTGACGAGAGGAATGCTGAAAGTGGCGAAGCTGCCGCCGCCAGTCAGCGCCGGGCAATTGAACAGCAGGCTGCAATAGCCGCATTTTTCCCACAGCACGTGGTGCGAGGATTGTGGCGGACAGTGTTCGGCGGTGGGCTGTGCACCGTGCCCGGAATGATCCATCCCCGGCATGTCCATCGACATGTCCATGCTCATCGGCATGGAGGTCGAGGCGTGCTGATCCATCGGCATCGACTGGGAAATCAGCGGGCCGATGAAGATCATCAACATGGCGAACAGGGCGATCCAGCTGCCGCGAGTCAGGTGTTCAGTCTGACGACGTTGCAGGGAGAGCCTGGCGCTCAGGGGGCGCATGGGCGGAGTCTGCCGGAACGGTTACTGGGCGTGCGCGTGGGCTTGCGTGGCTTCCGGCGGCTTCTTCTGCACGGCAACTTCGACGGTCACGTCACCGGCCTTCTCGAAGTGCATCGTCAGCGGGAAGCGCTTGCCGTCAGTCAGCAGGCTGCGGTCGGTCGGATTCATCAGCATCACGTGATAGGCCATCGGCGCGAAGGTCACGTTTCCGCCGGCCGGGATGGCCACGTTCGGCACCTGTTGCATCTTCATCAGATCGCCCTGCATCACGTGCTCGTGCAGTTCGGCCGTCGGGGCGATCGGCGAGTCGACGCTGAGCAGGCGGTCAGCCGTCTTGCCGGCGTTGTGAATGATGAAATACGCGGCAACGGTTGGCGCGTTCGGCGGCAGTTCCTGCGACCACGGGTGGGCGATTTCCAGCTCGCCGGCCTTGTATTCGTGGGCATGGGCGAAGCACGCCGGCAGCAACAGCGCAGCGATGACGATGAATTTGTTCAACATGACAGTTCTCCAGAACGATTTGAAACGCAGGTCAAATGCGGGAACAAATCAAACCAGAGGGGACGCGCGGGGATTGAGGCTCGGCCATTGCTGGCGCGGTGTCGGGGTTTGCAGCAAGGCGGGCGCCACGCTGCGATTGCTTTCATATTGGGCGAAATACAGCTGCGGCGAATGCCCCGGCAACGCCACCACCGGCGCCGATCCGGAACAGCACCAGCAATGCTGCATGGTCGAATGACTGTCACCGCTCTGCGGCGCTTTCTGATCAAGGCTACCGATGTCGATCGCCACCATCTTCGTCCCGCTGCCGGTGCAGAAACTGCTCCACAGCAACTGCTCGGCCGGCGTCTGCGCCGCCTGTGCCATCGCTCCCGTCAACGGCATGGCAAGCATGTTGAACAGCACTGCAAAGCAGGCGATCCAGGCAAATGCGAGCCGGTGTCGGTTCATGGGACAGATCCGTAGGGTGGGCGATCAGGCGCGGCTATTTAGCCTGATCAGGGCCGATAAGTAAAAAAGCGTCGTGCGGTTTGGTGTCGCAGAGGATTCAGCCTGCTACGGCATGCAACCGCAAACCCAGTGCCTTCATGACTTTCATGATAGTCGCGAATTCCGGATTTCCAGTGCTGCTCAGCGCTTTATAAAGGCTTTCGCGACCCAAGCCTGCATCTCGTGCAACCTGGGTCATGCCTTGGGCGCGGGCGATGTCATTAAGTGCTGCACGGATAAGAACGCCATCGCCAGCATCTTCGTCAAAACAAGCGTTCAGGTAAGCCGCCATTTCCTCGGGTGTTTTAAGAAACTCTGCAGCGTCGAAGCGAGTGCGTCCCGAGGCAGGTTGATATTGCAAAACGTATGCTCGGGAGACTGCTGCAGGTAGTCAGTCGGGCTTTAAGTTGTTGTGCGTAGCGTCCGATTGACTTGTAGGACTCAAGTTTTTCGCTGTGAGAGCCGGCGCCATCGCGGGCAAGCCCGCTCCTACAGGATTAGCGTTGGACATCAGTTTTGTGATCGGCGTTAACCACTGTGGGAGCGGGCTTGCCCGCGAAGGCGTACTCAAGAGCGCAAAAGGCTCAGGGCTGTAAGTTGATGGTGAGTGCGCTGATGGCTTCATCCACCGTCGCAAATTCCCGATCAACCCCCGCCAACACCGGCCGCTTCAACACCATCACCGGCACCCCAAGCTCCCGCGCCACGTCCAGTTTCGGCTCGGTCGCGGTGCTGCCGCTGTTCTTGCTGATCAGCACGTCGATCTGCTGGCGTTCGAACAGCGCCCGTTCATCCTCCAGCAGAAACGGTCCACGGGCGCCGATGACTTCGCAGCGTTCGTTGCCGGGGTAGACGTCGAGGGCGCGAAGAGTCCAGAACTGGTGCGCAGGGATTTCGTCGAGGTGTTGCAGCGGTTCGCGGCCAAGGGTGAACAGCGGGCGATGGAACGGGGCGAGAGCGGTGATCAGTTCCGCCCAGTCGGCAACTTCGCGCCAGTCATCGCCCGGCTGTGGTCGCCACGCCGGGCGGCGCAGGGCCCAGCAGGGAATGCCGGTGAGTTGCGCAGCGGTGGCGGCGTTGTGGCTGATTTGCGCGGCGTACGGATGGGTGGCGTCGAGCAAAAGCGTGATGCCTTCGTCGCGAATGAACTGCGCCAGACCTTCCGCTGCGCCGTAGCCGCCGACGCGCACCTGACACGTCAGATCGGTCGGCACCCGGCCCACCCCGGCCAGGCTGTAAATGTGTTCCGGCCCCAAGGTGCGCGCGATGGCTAACGCTTCAGTCACGCCGCCCAGCAACAGAATCCGTTTCATACAAAAGCCCCCGCATGGCCGACGATGCCGCCCTGACGATCGATCGCAAACACTTCGACCTGAACCTGCGCCGGCACTACGCTGCGGGCAAATTCAAGAGCATGGCGGCAGACCTCATCACCCAGCGCAACACCCGCCGCACTGGCCATCGCCAACGCCTGCTGGCTGGTGTTCGCCCCGCGAATGGCTTGCTGCAACGCATCGTCAGCGCCAATCGCCGCCGCCCACTCGGCCAGTTGCGGCAGGTCGATGCTCGAATGACGCGAGTGCAGGTCCATGTGCCCGGCCGCCAGTTTGCTGATCTTGCCGAAACCGCCGCACAGGCTGAGTTTATCCACAGGCACTTTGCGCAGATGCTTGAGCACGGCGCCGACGAAGTCGCCCATTTCGATCAGGGCGATTTCCGGCAGGTCGTAAACCCGGCGCATGGTGTCTTCGCTGGCGTTGCCGGTGCAGGCGGCGATGTGCAGGTAGCCGTTGGTTTTCGCGACGTCGATGCCTTGATGAATCGAGGCGATGTAGGCCGCGCAGGAAAACGGCCGGACGATGCCGCTGGTGCCGAGGATCGACAGGCCACCGAGAATGCCCAGGCGCGGGTTCATGGTTTTCAGCGCCAGGGCTTCGCCGCCCTCAACGTTGACCGTTACCTCGAAGCCGCCGCGATAGCCGGTTTCCTCGGCGAGCAGGGTCAGGTGATCGCTGATCATCTTGCGCGGTACCGGGTTGATCGCCGGTTCGCCGACGGCCAGCACCAGCCCCGGGCGAGTCACGGTGCCGACGCCTTTGCCGGCGATGAAGCGGATTCCCGGCTCGGCTGTCAGTTGCACGCGGGAGTAAAGCAGGGCGCCGTGCGTCACGTCCGGGTCGTCACCGGCATCCTTGAGGGTTCCGGCTTCAGCGCCGTTCTCGGTCAGCCGGCAGAACTCCAGGCGCATCTGCACCTGCTTGCCTTTGGGCAACACGATCTGCACGGCGTCGGCCGATGGGCCGCCGAGCAGCAGGCGAGCCGCGGCGAGGCTGGTGGCCGTGGCGCAGCTGCCGGTGGTCAGGCCGCTGCGCAGGGGCGCGGGTTGTTCGGCGGTTTCG
Protein-coding sequences here:
- a CDS encoding PepSY-associated TM helix domain-containing protein; the encoded protein is MKQPKPNFYNLAWRWHFYAGLFVAPFMVMLALTGIIYLFKPQLDSLMYSSLLNVPAGHHTVPADDLLQKVKSAYPQGQVTQYLPPANAERSAQFVVANAGHELNVFVDPYHGDILGEQDARQNLQAIARAIHGELMIGTVGDRLIEMAAGWGVVLVVSGVFLWWPRGQAAGILWPRLSSRGRVLWRDLHAVTGFWGAALLLVMLLSGMTWTGFWGKQYAQVWNVFPAAMWDNVPTSDVEAGSLNNAARQTVPWAMENTPMPMSGDHAEHMAHGGMQHGPAAPTIRLQDVQNIAVERQVEPGYSITLPTTATGVFTIAVFADDPRNDATLHIDQYTGKVLADVRFEQYGAVARATEIGVMLHEGKMFGTFNQLIVLLICLMILLSAVSGVVIWWKRRPQGKFGVPPLRHDLPKWKTGVAIMLVLAVVFPLVGASLVVVWVLDRLLLSRLGRQAESASTSS
- a CDS encoding TonB-dependent copper receptor, coding for MSRFSAVPRPGSAPASFALNESRIRFRHATAVLCGVLLSPLVHADEHAGHADELSPTVITAIAPSSPLTIVTNPKDPRQPVPASDGGDYLKTIPGFALVRNGGTNGDPVLRGMFGSRLNILTNGSMMLGACPGRMDAPTSYISPETYDKLTVIKGPQTVLYGPGASAGTILFDREPESFGELGTRVNASVLAGSHGRFDKVVDAAAGGSLGYVRVIGNTAHSDDYRDGNNDIVASRYDKWNGDVAVGWTPDADTLIELTAGKGDGEARYAGRGMDGSQFLRESLGLRVEKSNITDVLEKLEAQVYYNYADHVMDNYTLRTPSGTGMMAGPMASNVDRRTLGARIKATWRWADIQLITGLDAQTNEHRQRSGMGIDTYKDQPFTKDADFHNYGVFSEMTWYAADRDRLITGARVDRASARDFRQTTGSGMMSRPNPTAGDTRADTLPSGFIRYEHDLADSPTTLYAGLGHAQRFPDYWELFSPKSGPAGSVNAFDSIKPEKTTQLDFGVNYKSAELEAWASGYIGQVRDYILFDYTPGMMGMSTSRAENIDARIMGGELGAAYKLTDNWKADATLAYAWGKNSSDGKALPQMPPLDARFGLTYSEDNWSAGALWRVVAAQNRIDRNKGNVVGKDYDKSSGFGVFSLNGAYRINKNWKVSTGVDNLFGKAYAEHLNLAGNAGFGYPANDPQAINEPGRTLWTKVDMSF
- a CDS encoding DUF2946 domain-containing protein; its protein translation is MRPLSARLSLQRRQTEHLTRGSWIALFAMLMIFIGPLISQSMPMDQHASTSMPMSMDMSMDMPGMDHSGHGAQPTAEHCPPQSSHHVLWEKCGYCSLLFNCPALTGGGSFATFSIPLVNTFTPPSPRLGHARQTFFPGARTRAPPVAA
- a CDS encoding copper chaperone PCu(A)C; translation: MLNKFIVIAALLLPACFAHAHEYKAGELEIAHPWSQELPPNAPTVAAYFIIHNAGKTADRLLSVDSPIAPTAELHEHVMQGDLMKMQQVPNVAIPAGGNVTFAPMAYHVMLMNPTDRSLLTDGKRFPLTMHFEKAGDVTVEVAVQKKPPEATQAHAHAQ
- a CDS encoding DUF2946 domain-containing protein → MNRHRLAFAWIACFAVLFNMLAMPLTGAMAQAAQTPAEQLLWSSFCTGSGTKMVAIDIGSLDQKAPQSGDSHSTMQHCWCCSGSAPVVALPGHSPQLYFAQYESNRSVAPALLQTPTPRQQWPSLNPRASPLV
- a CDS encoding addiction module antidote protein; protein product: MQYQPASGRTRFDAAEFLKTPEEMAAYLNACFDEDAGDGVLIRAALNDIARAQGMTQVARDAGLGRESLYKALSSTGNPEFATIMKVMKALGLRLHAVAG